The Seriola aureovittata isolate HTS-2021-v1 ecotype China chromosome 3, ASM2101889v1, whole genome shotgun sequence genome includes a region encoding these proteins:
- the sorbs2a gene encoding sorbin and SH3 domain-containing protein 1 isoform X17: MNTDSGGYAPKSVALSLILSPVKRVQSSPNLATGSDSHSSDLDSWRSRSVTDGLKNGDASSSSLAAKGFRSVRPNLQDKKSPTQGPPSPDPSAQRSHYHSHSSDSLDYLSGLMPKTLSPTPYVPIGAGGTAGALSGPSFTTFSGASIGGCMSPSASPVTVSALSHYSSSTPGLLDELQICSLDSPGASPTPSPTLSLVSTYTTTAGPDDVLTTSVASTAAAATVTNGQVLSHAMNGSASHPQRPLSPPSYPPPPASLHTGLPRQSRSSEGTECITRESVVSGHTSVSSTVPIARFSEEEKRVSVIKAPHYEGIGPVDESGIPIAIRTTVDRPKDWYKTMFKQIHKVHKADDDYSDTYNATYAVINNADDYSLLSTTTMAHPAPRTHTYRPLSKSPSDNGGHLGPREPSPSPVPPPPPPMPSLLQLRARDSEREKDSPDMNEWGPPDRKVDTRKYRAEPKSIFEYEPGKSSILEHERPTYDDIDLENEPWYKFFSELEFGRPPPKKRLDYNPDISARQRIETSLHIAPADKAPERPASAASDYRKRRKSEPSSSQVNAQSQSRAATSPKPVDAYRPSSSLKKPVVRSSPSSPSRAKDQDVSRSYSTMDGRHTPQSRRPTPDREVSHKQMTQLILFSLLHQKQPARAIYDFKAQTAKELTFKKGDAVNIIRQIDNNWYEGEHRGRVGIFPISYVEKMPSTEKQQPIRPPPPAHVREIGEAVARYNFNADTNVELSLRKGERVILIRQVDQNWYEGKIPDTTKQGIFPVSYVDIVKRSPSKSSAHHIDPHGHPGNRTPSSTPIKPFYHLPPSSTTHDLPSPHPSLRRLDLQAITDEWLSLTMVPSASTPAHSFTTTPVPPTPPPLPPDLTLFQKALEPKTPSPSPSPSPAPTQRSFALPPQIFSRTPPFKEGRLSLGHTPAALPFSQPPPPLPPPPSSPPPPPPAPHVSLTSPSPDSSLRYNSSKGFTETAQMLCIAKPEVLSCTAGPEPIKPVTQTPQWHKSTAPVNKSGKSPDIELRVKDPYDELLSMILDGSTSKNNVDFSRLSPIDSPPATPTSESQSRFKLKDEESRQPAGKPQAVTPASESAGSVRLEVLFHKPVMMEPLSVSWGEQPKTLNDDEPVEFQRPPSVKGKGYTELFIEEEDDALEEKEEDVRVFNERLSPQADVSPSTLTRLSHPGFSSPCTPPPLTSTPPPASSSSTSSFPSPSSSSPRSQQHDPNTTPPSPPCSPRPPSLPHLTTSPLPQVSPPPPASPPPLHSSHPSPNVLPQRSVSQPSSSPCPSGPLASSPDSQSPCPFPTLSPPEPASPPLTTPRSPPTPPTVPHPGHRSSKVKQDPVVGGKPPRSPILSRRSYLSPIRGRRRLVQDALHGGGDPYQALYNYMPRNEDELELREGDIVDVMEKCDDGWFVGTSRRNKLFGTFPGNYVKQL, encoded by the exons ATGAATACAG ATAGCGGAGGATACGCTCCCAAAAGCGTGGCCTTGTCACTCATACTCTCTCCCGTGAAGAGGGTCCAGAGCTCACCAAATCTAGCCACAG GGAGTGATTCTCACTCGTCAGACTTGG ATTCTTGGCGGTCCCGCAGTGTAACAGATGGCCTTAAGAATGGAGACGCCAGCAGCTCGTCTCTTGCTGCCAAAGGCTTCCGCAGTGTCAGACCCAACCTGCAGGACAAGAAGTCACCAACACAG GGGCCTCCGTCCCCCGACCCCTCAGCACAGCGCTCCCACTACCACAGCCACAGCTCAGACTCACTCGACTACCTGTCAGGCCTAATGCCCAAGACCCTATCGCCCACCCCGTACGTTCCTATTGGAGCTGGCGGCACAGCTGGTGCTTTGAGCGGGCCGAGCTTTACCACATTCAGCGGTGCGAGCATCGGTGGCTGCATGTCACCCTCGGCTTCCCCAGTCACAGTGTCTGCTCTCAGCCACTACTCGTCGTCCACGCCGGGTCTGCTGGACGAGCTGCAGATCTGTAGTCTGGACTCACCTGGCGCCTCACCCACGCCGTCGCCCACCCTCAGCCTTGTTTCTACCTACACAACCACTGCTGGCCCTGATGATGTGCTAACAACCTCTGTggcctccactgctgcagcagccacTGTCACTAAC GGCCAGGTCCTCTCTCACGCTATGAATGGAAGTGCTAGCCATCCACAGAGACCCCTCTCTCCTCCGTCCTATCCTCCTCCCCCCGCCTCACTCCACACTGGGCTCCCGAGACAGAGCAGGAGCTCGG AGGGCACCGAGTGTATCACTAGGGAGTCTGTGGTGTCGGGCCACACCAGCGTCAGCAGCACCGTGCCCATCGCCCGCTtctcagaagaagaaaaaagggttTCTGTCATTAAAGCCCCTCATTATGAAGGCATCGGCCCTGTGGACGAGTCTGGCATCCCTATCGCCATCCGCACG ACGGTGGATAGGCCTAAGGATTGGTATAAAACTATGTTCAAACAGATCCACAAGGTTCACAAAGCAG ATGATGACTATTCTGACACATACAATGCAACATATGCTGTCATAAACAACG CAGACGACTACAGCCTGTTGTCCACCACCACCATGGCCCACCCAGCTCCCCGCACACATACGTACAGGCCACTATCCAAGAGCCCCTCAGACAACGGAGGGCACCTGGGGCCTCGGGAGCCTTCCCCGTCCCCTGtacccccaccacctccacccatGCCATCCCTCCTGCAGCTGAGGGCCAGAGATAGTGAACGCGAAAAGGACTCCCCAGACAT GAATGAATGGGGTCCCCCCGACAGGAAAGTGGACACACGGAAGTACCGCGCAGAGCCTAAGAGTATTTTTGAATACGAGCCTGGGAAGTCCTCTATTCTGGAGCACGAAAGACCa ACCTATGATGACATAGATTTAGAGAACGAGCCTTGGTATAAGTTCTTTTCCGAGCTGGAGTTTGGGCGGCCG CCTCCTAAAAAACGGCTGGATTATAATCCAGACATCTCCGCTCGCCAGCGCATTGAG ACATCCCTACACATCGCTCCTGCTGACAAGGCTCCGGAGAGACCTGCGAG TGCTGCCAGCGACTacaggaagagaaggaagtCAGAGCCATCAAGTTCCCAAGTGAATGCTCAGTCTCAGAGCAGAGCTGCCACTTCCCCTAAACCAGTGGATGCCTACAGACCCAGCAGCAGCCTAAAGAAACCTGTCGTTCGTTCCTCACCTTCCTCACCCTCCAGAGCCAAAg ACCAGGATGTCTCAAGGAGTTATTCCACCATGGATGGACGCCACACACCCCAGAGTAGAAGACCTACTCCTGACAGAGAG GTCTCCCATAAACAGATGACACAACTTattctgttctctctcctccatcagaAACAGCCCGCGAGAGCCATTTATGATTTTAAGGCACAAACAGCTAA ggagctgacatttaaaaaaggtGATGCAGTGAATATCATCAGGCAGATAGACAACAACTGGTATGAAGGAGAGCACCGTGGACGGGTGGGGATATTCCCCATATCGTATGTAGAG aagatGCCGtccacagagaagcagcagccgATCCGTCCTCCTCCGCCAGCACACGTCAGAGAGATCGGAGAGGCAGTGGCACGCTACAACTTCAATGCTGACACCAATGTGGAGTTGTCTCTCAGAAAG ggagagagagtgatttTGATAAGACAGGTGGATCAGAACTGGTACGAGGGGAAGATCCCAGACACAACCAAACAGGGCATCTTTCCTGTGTCCTACGTTGACATCGTCAAGCGCTCCCCGTCCAAGAGCTCCGCCCACCACATAGACCCACATGGTCACCCTGGCAACAGGACACCAAGCAGCACACCCATAAAG CCTTTCTACCATCTACCTCCATCCTCTACCACCCATgacctcccctcccctcacccctcgTTGAGAAGGCTTGACCTGCAAGCAATCACCGACGAGTGGCTGTCCCTCACAATGGTCCCTTCAGCGTCCACTCCAGCTCACTCCTTCACCACCACCCCTGTACCGCccactcctccccctcttccacCTGACCTCACACTTTTCCAAAAGGCTCTGGAGCCTAAGACACCCTCACCGTCACCTTCTCCTTCACCTGCACCAACACAAAGAAGCTTCGCTCTTCCACCCCAGATATTTTCCAGAACGCCACCTTTTAAAGAAGGAAGGCTCAGTTTAGGTCACACTCCAGCTGCTCTGCCTTTctcccaacctcctcctcctcttcctccacctccttcttctccacctcctcctcctcctgcccctcaTGTGTCACTCACCTCTCCATCGCCTGACTCTTCTCTGCGATACAACAGCAGCAAGGGTTTCACTGAAACAGCCCAAATGTTATGCATTGCTAAGCCAGAGGTTTTGTCTTGCACAGCAGGACCCGAGCCAATAAAACCAGTCACACAAACTCCACAGTGGCACAAGTCCACTGCACCAGTAAACAAAAGCGGCAAATCCCCCGACATTGAGCTGCGAGTAAAAGACCCTTATGACGAGCTGTTGTCTATGATCCTGGATGGTTCTACCAGTAAAAACAACGTTGACTTTTCAAGATTGTCTCCGATAGATTCCCCACCAGCTACGCCAACCAGTGAATCTCAGAGCAGGTTTAAGCTAAAAGACGAAGAATCCCGTCAGCCAGCTGGGAAACCCCAAGCAGTCACTCCAGCCAGCGAATCAGCAGGCAGCGTTCGGTTAGAGGTGCTATTTCACAAGCCTGTGATGATGGAGCCGCTGTCCGTCTCCTGGGGAGAGCAGCCAAAGACTCTGAATGATGATGAACCAGTCGAGTTTCAAAGGCCACCGTCGGTCAAGGGGAAGGGATATACTGAGTTGTTCATTGAGGAAGAGGATGACGCTttagaagagaaagaggaagatgtTAGAGTTTTTAATGAAAGACTCAGTCCACAG GCTGATGTCTCTCCTTCCACCCTGACACGACTTTCTCACCCCGGCTTCTCCTCACCCTGCACACCACCTCCTCTGACCTCCACACCTCcccctgcttcttcttcttctacctcttcttttccttctccttcgTCTTCTTCCCCACGCTCACAACAGCATGATCCAAACACCACCCCTCCATCTCCCCCTTGCTCCCCTCGGCCCCCATCCCTTCCTCACCTCACAACATCACCCCTGCCTCAAGTCTCTCCCCCTCCACCTGCCTCACCACCTCCCCTCCACTCCTCTCACCCCTCCCCAAACGTTCTCCCACAGCGCTCTGTCTCTCAGCCATCAAGCTCTCCCTGTCCTTCTGGTCCGCTCGCATCCTCCCCCGACTCACAGTCGCCTTGTCCCTTTCCCACCCTGTCTCCCCCTGAACCCgcctctcctcccctcactACTCCTCGCTCTCCCCCGACTCCCCCCACTGTACCCCATCCAGGACATAGGTCTTCCAAGGTGAAG CAGGATCCAGTTGTTGGTGGTAAACCTCCTCGTAGCCCCATCTTGTCCCGGAGGTCCTATCTGTCACCCATTAGAGGTCGAAGG cGATTAGTACAGGATGCACTCCATGGTGGAGGAGACCC ATACCAGGCCCTGTACAACTACATGCCTCGCAACGAGGACGAGCTGGAGCTGAGGGAGGGAGACATTGTTGACGTGATGGAGAAGTGTGATGATGGCTGGTTTGTTG GGACCTCTCGAAGGAACAAGTTGTTTGGAACCTTCCCAGGAAACTACGTGAAGCAGCTATAA
- the sorbs2a gene encoding sorbin and SH3 domain-containing protein 2 isoform X9, which yields MNTDSGGYAPKSVALSLILSPVKRVQSSPNLATGSDSHSSDLDSWRSRSVTDGLKNGDASSSSLAAKGFRSVRPNLQDKKSPTQGPPSPDPSAQRSHYHSHSSDSLDYLSGLMPKTLSPTPYVPIGAGGTAGALSGPSFTTFSGASIGGCMSPSASPVTVSALSHYSSSTPGLLDELQICSLDSPGASPTPSPTLSLVSTYTTTAGPDDVLTTSVASTAAAATVTNGQVLSHAMNGSASHPQRPLSPPSYPPPPASLHTGLPRQSRSSEGTECITRESVVSGHTSVSSTVPIARFSEEEKRVSVIKAPHYEGIGPVDESGIPIAIRTTVDRPKDWYKTMFKQIHKVHKADDYSLLSTTTMAHPAPRTHTYRPLSKSPSDNGGHLGPREPSPSPVPPPPPPMPSLLQLRARDSEREKDSPDMNEWGPPDRKVDTRKYRAEPKSIFEYEPGKSSILEHERPTYDDIDLENEPWYKFFSELEFGRPPPKKRLDYNPDISARQRIETSLHIAPADKAPERPASAASDYRKRRKSEPSSSQVNAQSQSRAATSPKPVDAYRPSSSLKKPVVRSSPSSPSRAKGGDACNMYSNSLTSPGPYQRPYLPPVPSDPDHCDQDASQEGSSSSKQSVCCKNSWQTKRQDAERWSSVEEVPRSPVKLKSRSCDDLLNDGHSGSGARNATRSESAGSLVCDGNPSGSAGSSSTRSLPRPHRRRAHDSPGFLQLYRKMHQIDRAQLIPSEVIRSVRARILELERQPHLHRHRLSPWTPSWGMEVPRDMVPNRISEYERLIQKSKSMPNLGDSEVPSGTTTPGGSSSRASSGGGGTPCFPKRRFSIESLLEEDNNGNSGAVPHTMDHLHRPRSPPEGQPRGPERGRSFPAPPVPQGPQANPDYSDSEQDAVASDLSDFIQVEGSSFCSESDFDHCSLTSSESLYGSSTLHHHHLRHHHHHHHHHHPGHQNLGQSQGYQHRHLISTCKGRCPASYTRFTTMLRHERERARQEHQRPSQQSSNGNSQIQSSQSQQAMSKLAFLVSPVPFRRKKGSPPTSRRISGGGGRGSRPKSKQAIYEALDAALRDIYEHIQAERGHRGTRAPDDSILRRILAELLPNVPERSSSLRGRRGCWHGGHSSASLYPDGSPTGFASYREDPSTPRLQSPQLQSPVSACYGRHSDTSNNNEYGEEQGNGNGLCYSDQDVSRSYSTMDGRHTPQSRRPTPDREVSHKQMTQLILFSLLHQKQPARAIYDFKAQTAKELTFKKGDAVNIIRQIDNNWYEGEHRGRVGIFPISYVEKMPSTEKQQPIRPPPPAHVREIGEAVARYNFNADTNVELSLRKGERVILIRQVDQNWYEGKIPDTTKQGIFPVSYVDIVKRSPSKSSAHHIDPHGHPGNRTPSSTPIKPFYHLPPSSTTHDLPSPHPSLRRLDLQAITDEWLSLTMVPSASTPAHSFTTTPVPPTPPPLPPDLTLFQKALEPKTPSPSPSPSPAPTQRSFALPPQIFSRTPPFKEGRLSLGHTPAALPFSQPPPPLPPPPSSPPPPPPAPHVSLTSPSPDSSLRYNSSKGFTETAQMLCIAKPEVLSCTAGPEPIKPVTQTPQWHKSTAPVNKSGKSPDIELRVKDPYDELLSMILDGSTSKNNVDFSRLSPIDSPPATPTSESQSRFKLKDEESRQPAGKPQAVTPASESAGSVRLEVLFHKPVMMEPLSVSWGEQPKTLNDDEPVEFQRPPSVKGKGYTELFIEEEDDALEEKEEDVRVFNERLSPQADVSPSTLTRLSHPGFSSPCTPPPLTSTPPPASSSSTSSFPSPSSSSPRSQQHDPNTTPPSPPCSPRPPSLPHLTTSPLPQVSPPPPASPPPLHSSHPSPNVLPQRSVSQPSSSPCPSGPLASSPDSQSPCPFPTLSPPEPASPPLTTPRSPPTPPTVPHPGHRSSKVKQDPVVGGKPPRSPILSRRSYLSPIRGRRRLVQDALHGGGDPYQALYNYMPRNEDELELREGDIVDVMEKCDDGWFVGTSRRNKLFGTFPGNYVKQL from the exons ATGAATACAG ATAGCGGAGGATACGCTCCCAAAAGCGTGGCCTTGTCACTCATACTCTCTCCCGTGAAGAGGGTCCAGAGCTCACCAAATCTAGCCACAG GGAGTGATTCTCACTCGTCAGACTTGG ATTCTTGGCGGTCCCGCAGTGTAACAGATGGCCTTAAGAATGGAGACGCCAGCAGCTCGTCTCTTGCTGCCAAAGGCTTCCGCAGTGTCAGACCCAACCTGCAGGACAAGAAGTCACCAACACAG GGGCCTCCGTCCCCCGACCCCTCAGCACAGCGCTCCCACTACCACAGCCACAGCTCAGACTCACTCGACTACCTGTCAGGCCTAATGCCCAAGACCCTATCGCCCACCCCGTACGTTCCTATTGGAGCTGGCGGCACAGCTGGTGCTTTGAGCGGGCCGAGCTTTACCACATTCAGCGGTGCGAGCATCGGTGGCTGCATGTCACCCTCGGCTTCCCCAGTCACAGTGTCTGCTCTCAGCCACTACTCGTCGTCCACGCCGGGTCTGCTGGACGAGCTGCAGATCTGTAGTCTGGACTCACCTGGCGCCTCACCCACGCCGTCGCCCACCCTCAGCCTTGTTTCTACCTACACAACCACTGCTGGCCCTGATGATGTGCTAACAACCTCTGTggcctccactgctgcagcagccacTGTCACTAAC GGCCAGGTCCTCTCTCACGCTATGAATGGAAGTGCTAGCCATCCACAGAGACCCCTCTCTCCTCCGTCCTATCCTCCTCCCCCCGCCTCACTCCACACTGGGCTCCCGAGACAGAGCAGGAGCTCGG AGGGCACCGAGTGTATCACTAGGGAGTCTGTGGTGTCGGGCCACACCAGCGTCAGCAGCACCGTGCCCATCGCCCGCTtctcagaagaagaaaaaagggttTCTGTCATTAAAGCCCCTCATTATGAAGGCATCGGCCCTGTGGACGAGTCTGGCATCCCTATCGCCATCCGCACG ACGGTGGATAGGCCTAAGGATTGGTATAAAACTATGTTCAAACAGATCCACAAGGTTCACAAAGCAG ACGACTACAGCCTGTTGTCCACCACCACCATGGCCCACCCAGCTCCCCGCACACATACGTACAGGCCACTATCCAAGAGCCCCTCAGACAACGGAGGGCACCTGGGGCCTCGGGAGCCTTCCCCGTCCCCTGtacccccaccacctccacccatGCCATCCCTCCTGCAGCTGAGGGCCAGAGATAGTGAACGCGAAAAGGACTCCCCAGACAT GAATGAATGGGGTCCCCCCGACAGGAAAGTGGACACACGGAAGTACCGCGCAGAGCCTAAGAGTATTTTTGAATACGAGCCTGGGAAGTCCTCTATTCTGGAGCACGAAAGACCa ACCTATGATGACATAGATTTAGAGAACGAGCCTTGGTATAAGTTCTTTTCCGAGCTGGAGTTTGGGCGGCCG CCTCCTAAAAAACGGCTGGATTATAATCCAGACATCTCCGCTCGCCAGCGCATTGAG ACATCCCTACACATCGCTCCTGCTGACAAGGCTCCGGAGAGACCTGCGAG TGCTGCCAGCGACTacaggaagagaaggaagtCAGAGCCATCAAGTTCCCAAGTGAATGCTCAGTCTCAGAGCAGAGCTGCCACTTCCCCTAAACCAGTGGATGCCTACAGACCCAGCAGCAGCCTAAAGAAACCTGTCGTTCGTTCCTCACCTTCCTCACCCTCCAGAGCCAAAg GTGGGGACGCATGCAACATGTATTCAAACAGTTTGACCTCCCCGGGTCCTTATCAGCGCCCCTATCTGCCCCCTGTCCCCTCTGACCCTGACCATTGCGATCAGGACGCCAGCCAGGAAGGCAGCTCCTCCTCCAAGCAGTCTGTCTGTTGTAAGAACAGTTGGCAGACAAAACGCCAAGATGCTGAGAGATGGAGCAGTGTGGAGGAGGTGCCACGCTCCCCTGTCAAGCTGAAGTCACGCAGCTGTGATGACTTACTCAATGATGGGCATTCTGGCTCAGGTGCGCGCAACGCCACCCGCTCAGAAAGTGCCGGGTCACTGGTGTGTGATGGGAATCCCTCAGGTTCAGCTGGATCCTCTTCCACTCGCTCATTGCCACGACCCCACCGGCGACGGGCACACGACTCACCGGGCTTTCTCCAGCTCTATCGTAAAATGCACCAGATTGACAGAGCTCAGCTCATCCCATCTGAAGTCATCCGCTCGGTCCGTGCACGCATCCTGGAGCTGGAGCGCCAGCCTCACCTGCATCGCCATCGCCTCTCTCCGTGGACACCCTCTTGGGGCATGGAGGTGCCACGCGATATGGTGCCAAACCGCATTTCTGAATATGAGCGCCTTATTCAGAAGTCCAAATCCATGCCCAACTTGGGTGATAGTGAGGTCCCCTCAGGCACTACCACACCAGGCGGCTCATCGTCTCGAGCcagcagtggtggtgggggcaCACCCTGTTTTCCAAAGCGGCGTTTTTCCATAGAATCTTTATTAGAGGAAGACAACAACGGCAACAGTGGAGCAGTACCTCACACCATGGATCACTTGCATCGACCTCGTAGCCCGCCTGAGGGCCAGCCTCGTGGACCAGAGCGTGGGCGGTCctttcctgctcctcctgtcccTCAAGGCCCGCAAGCCAACCCAGACTACTCTGACAGCGAACAAGACGCTGTTGCTTCAGACCTCAGTGACTTCATCCAGGTGGAGGGCTCCTCGTTTTGCAGTGAGAGTGACTTTGACCATTGCTCACTAACCTCCTCTGAGAGCTTGTACGGCTCTTccaccctccaccaccaccacctccgtcatcaccaccatcaccaccaccaccaccaccctggTCACCAAAATCTAGGCCAGAGCCAGGGCTACCAACACCGGCACCTCATCAGCACCTGCAAAGGCCGCTGCCCGGCCTCTTATACTCGTTTCACGACCATGCTTCGCcatgagagagagcgagcacgGCAGGAGCACCAGAGACCTTCACAGCAGAGCAGTAACGGTAATTCCCAAATCCAGAGCTCACAGTCCCAGCAAGCGATGTCCAAGCTGGCCTTCCTGGTCAGCCCAGTGCCTTTCCGCAGGAAAAAGGGCTCACCACCTACCTCTAGAAGAATCAGTGGTGGCGGAGGTCGAGGTAGCAGACCTAAGTCCAAACAGGCCATTTATGAAGCACTAGATGCAGCCTTGAGAGACATATATGAGCACATTCAAGCAGAGAGAGGCCACAGAGGCACTAGGGCACCTGATGATAGCATCCTGAGGAGAATACTGGCCGAACTGCTGCCTAACGTGCCTGAGCGAAGCTCCTCATtgcgggggaggagggggtgctGGCACGGGGGTCACTCCTCTGCATCTTTGTACCCAGATGGAAGCCCCACCGGGTTCGCCTCATACAGAGAGGATCCCTCCACACCACGGTTACAGTCACCACAGCTACAGTCACCAGTCAGTGCCTGTTACGGACGCCACTCGGACACCTCAAACAATAACGAATATGGAGAGGAGCAGGGCAATGGAAATGGTCTCTGTTATTCAG ACCAGGATGTCTCAAGGAGTTATTCCACCATGGATGGACGCCACACACCCCAGAGTAGAAGACCTACTCCTGACAGAGAG GTCTCCCATAAACAGATGACACAACTTattctgttctctctcctccatcagaAACAGCCCGCGAGAGCCATTTATGATTTTAAGGCACAAACAGCTAA ggagctgacatttaaaaaaggtGATGCAGTGAATATCATCAGGCAGATAGACAACAACTGGTATGAAGGAGAGCACCGTGGACGGGTGGGGATATTCCCCATATCGTATGTAGAG aagatGCCGtccacagagaagcagcagccgATCCGTCCTCCTCCGCCAGCACACGTCAGAGAGATCGGAGAGGCAGTGGCACGCTACAACTTCAATGCTGACACCAATGTGGAGTTGTCTCTCAGAAAG ggagagagagtgatttTGATAAGACAGGTGGATCAGAACTGGTACGAGGGGAAGATCCCAGACACAACCAAACAGGGCATCTTTCCTGTGTCCTACGTTGACATCGTCAAGCGCTCCCCGTCCAAGAGCTCCGCCCACCACATAGACCCACATGGTCACCCTGGCAACAGGACACCAAGCAGCACACCCATAAAG CCTTTCTACCATCTACCTCCATCCTCTACCACCCATgacctcccctcccctcacccctcgTTGAGAAGGCTTGACCTGCAAGCAATCACCGACGAGTGGCTGTCCCTCACAATGGTCCCTTCAGCGTCCACTCCAGCTCACTCCTTCACCACCACCCCTGTACCGCccactcctccccctcttccacCTGACCTCACACTTTTCCAAAAGGCTCTGGAGCCTAAGACACCCTCACCGTCACCTTCTCCTTCACCTGCACCAACACAAAGAAGCTTCGCTCTTCCACCCCAGATATTTTCCAGAACGCCACCTTTTAAAGAAGGAAGGCTCAGTTTAGGTCACACTCCAGCTGCTCTGCCTTTctcccaacctcctcctcctcttcctccacctccttcttctccacctcctcctcctcctgcccctcaTGTGTCACTCACCTCTCCATCGCCTGACTCTTCTCTGCGATACAACAGCAGCAAGGGTTTCACTGAAACAGCCCAAATGTTATGCATTGCTAAGCCAGAGGTTTTGTCTTGCACAGCAGGACCCGAGCCAATAAAACCAGTCACACAAACTCCACAGTGGCACAAGTCCACTGCACCAGTAAACAAAAGCGGCAAATCCCCCGACATTGAGCTGCGAGTAAAAGACCCTTATGACGAGCTGTTGTCTATGATCCTGGATGGTTCTACCAGTAAAAACAACGTTGACTTTTCAAGATTGTCTCCGATAGATTCCCCACCAGCTACGCCAACCAGTGAATCTCAGAGCAGGTTTAAGCTAAAAGACGAAGAATCCCGTCAGCCAGCTGGGAAACCCCAAGCAGTCACTCCAGCCAGCGAATCAGCAGGCAGCGTTCGGTTAGAGGTGCTATTTCACAAGCCTGTGATGATGGAGCCGCTGTCCGTCTCCTGGGGAGAGCAGCCAAAGACTCTGAATGATGATGAACCAGTCGAGTTTCAAAGGCCACCGTCGGTCAAGGGGAAGGGATATACTGAGTTGTTCATTGAGGAAGAGGATGACGCTttagaagagaaagaggaagatgtTAGAGTTTTTAATGAAAGACTCAGTCCACAG GCTGATGTCTCTCCTTCCACCCTGACACGACTTTCTCACCCCGGCTTCTCCTCACCCTGCACACCACCTCCTCTGACCTCCACACCTCcccctgcttcttcttcttctacctcttcttttccttctccttcgTCTTCTTCCCCACGCTCACAACAGCATGATCCAAACACCACCCCTCCATCTCCCCCTTGCTCCCCTCGGCCCCCATCCCTTCCTCACCTCACAACATCACCCCTGCCTCAAGTCTCTCCCCCTCCACCTGCCTCACCACCTCCCCTCCACTCCTCTCACCCCTCCCCAAACGTTCTCCCACAGCGCTCTGTCTCTCAGCCATCAAGCTCTCCCTGTCCTTCTGGTCCGCTCGCATCCTCCCCCGACTCACAGTCGCCTTGTCCCTTTCCCACCCTGTCTCCCCCTGAACCCgcctctcctcccctcactACTCCTCGCTCTCCCCCGACTCCCCCCACTGTACCCCATCCAGGACATAGGTCTTCCAAGGTGAAG CAGGATCCAGTTGTTGGTGGTAAACCTCCTCGTAGCCCCATCTTGTCCCGGAGGTCCTATCTGTCACCCATTAGAGGTCGAAGG cGATTAGTACAGGATGCACTCCATGGTGGAGGAGACCC ATACCAGGCCCTGTACAACTACATGCCTCGCAACGAGGACGAGCTGGAGCTGAGGGAGGGAGACATTGTTGACGTGATGGAGAAGTGTGATGATGGCTGGTTTGTTG GGACCTCTCGAAGGAACAAGTTGTTTGGAACCTTCCCAGGAAACTACGTGAAGCAGCTATAA